One Candidatus Campbellbacteria bacterium genomic region harbors:
- a CDS encoding rod shape-determining protein RodA, whose translation MSFTALRQIDWVLLSATLVLCAFGLVTMNSFIEPNTFFEQQLVWLCVSLAVFFAAGLVDWRFLRNTSVVVTLLLVSVASLALLFFLGTVTMGAVSRFNFGAFFLQPSDPAKLILVIVLAKYFSRRHVEIAHIRHILVSGFYALIFFLLLFIQPDFGGAIVAFFLWFGMVLVSGISKKHLALVFMIGALAFGGLWSFVFQGYQKARILTFLNPLTDIQGAGYNAYQSTITVGSGEFLGKGVGFGTQSRLQFLPEYETDFIFGAFAEEWGFVGVILLLLCFGIVVWRIIREGFLGATNFETLFAVGVALTFVAPAIIHIGMNVGLLPVTGTVLPFVSYGGSHLVIEFLSLGILSGMRCYRRAAHRDVFGDEIVMQ comes from the coding sequence ATGTCTTTTACCGCATTACGTCAAATTGATTGGGTATTACTTTCTGCAACACTTGTGTTGTGTGCATTTGGGTTGGTAACCATGAATTCATTCATTGAACCCAATACGTTTTTTGAGCAACAGCTTGTGTGGCTCTGTGTATCTCTTGCTGTTTTTTTTGCGGCAGGACTTGTTGATTGGAGATTCTTACGTAACACGTCGGTGGTGGTGACGTTACTCCTGGTGTCTGTTGCGTCGCTGGCACTTTTGTTTTTTCTTGGAACGGTAACTATGGGCGCAGTTTCTCGTTTTAACTTCGGAGCTTTTTTTCTACAACCATCTGATCCGGCAAAACTCATACTGGTGATTGTATTGGCAAAATATTTTTCCCGTCGACACGTTGAGATTGCACACATACGACACATTCTTGTCTCGGGATTCTACGCACTCATTTTTTTCTTACTACTCTTTATTCAACCAGACTTCGGAGGTGCAATTGTTGCTTTCTTTTTGTGGTTTGGCATGGTGCTTGTGTCTGGTATTTCAAAAAAACATTTGGCCCTTGTATTTATGATAGGCGCACTTGCGTTTGGGGGATTGTGGAGTTTTGTATTTCAGGGCTATCAAAAAGCGCGTATTCTCACATTTCTTAATCCGCTCACTGATATCCAAGGTGCTGGGTATAACGCCTATCAGTCAACGATTACCGTTGGGTCGGGAGAATTCTTAGGAAAAGGTGTTGGGTTTGGAACTCAATCGCGTCTTCAGTTTTTACCTGAGTACGAAACAGACTTTATTTTTGGCGCCTTTGCAGAAGAGTGGGGATTTGTTGGCGTGATACTTTTGCTTCTTTGTTTTGGTATTGTGGTGTGGAGAATTATTCGAGAAGGATTTTTGGGTGCAACAAATTTTGAAACATTGTTTGCTGTCGGCGTGGCACTTACGTTTGTTGCGCCCGCAATTATTCATATTGGTATGAATGTGGGGTTACTCCCTGTGACGGGAACAGTGCTCCCGTTTGTGTCGTATGGTGGAAGTCACCTCGTCATAGAATTTTTATCTCTTGGAATTCTTTCTGGTATGCGCTGCTATCGTCGTGCTGCTCATCGAGATGTGTTTGGTGATGAAATAGTGATGCAGTAA
- the secD gene encoding protein translocase subunit SecD, producing MKTRIIAVLILLAGVGLGFFVYSTQAPGSKYAFKAGLDLAGGTLLTYSADVSGVPSADVGNAMNSLRDVIERRVNVFGVSEPVVQVEEARIATGKEQRLIVELPGVTDIDAAIKQLGKTPMLEFRLAKEFQGQVGTTSATTTMTGYVATGLTGRFLKNAQLQFNQSRQTIVQEPIVALTFNDEGTKLFADITSKHLGERLAIFLDGEMKGDPTIQATITDGKAIITGLSADEAKEMARNLNFGALPVPITLVGADSVGASLGKELMSAGVQAGLWGFLIVALFMIFWYRLPGLVAVVALALYTLIMLALFKLVPVTLTAAGIAGFILTIGIAVDANVLIFERMKEELRSGKNIHDAIAEGFSRAWLSIRDGNMTTVISAIILFYTTTSLIKGFALTLLLGVIVSMFTAISITRTLLLALAPKEVTRTTKFLFGSGVTNA from the coding sequence ATGAAAACACGAATTATTGCAGTCCTTATTTTACTCGCAGGCGTTGGTTTGGGATTTTTTGTATACTCCACACAAGCTCCTGGTTCTAAGTATGCATTTAAGGCAGGTCTTGATCTCGCCGGAGGAACACTTCTCACATACAGTGCCGACGTCTCTGGTGTACCAAGTGCCGATGTTGGAAATGCGATGAATTCCCTGCGTGATGTGATTGAGCGCCGCGTGAATGTTTTCGGTGTTTCAGAGCCAGTAGTACAAGTTGAAGAAGCGCGTATCGCAACAGGAAAAGAACAGCGTCTTATTGTGGAGCTTCCAGGTGTGACTGATATTGACGCCGCAATTAAGCAGCTCGGAAAGACACCAATGCTTGAGTTTCGTCTCGCAAAAGAATTTCAAGGGCAAGTTGGTACAACGAGCGCAACAACAACTATGACCGGCTATGTTGCAACGGGCCTCACGGGACGTTTTCTTAAAAATGCTCAGTTGCAATTTAATCAAAGTCGTCAAACTATTGTGCAAGAGCCAATTGTTGCACTTACGTTTAACGACGAGGGAACAAAACTTTTCGCCGACATTACCTCAAAGCACCTTGGTGAACGTCTCGCCATTTTCCTTGATGGAGAAATGAAAGGAGATCCAACAATTCAAGCAACAATTACTGATGGAAAGGCAATTATTACCGGTCTTTCTGCTGATGAGGCAAAAGAAATGGCACGTAATCTTAATTTCGGTGCTCTCCCTGTTCCCATTACGCTTGTTGGTGCCGATTCTGTTGGTGCGTCTCTTGGAAAAGAGCTTATGAGTGCGGGCGTGCAAGCTGGTCTCTGGGGTTTTCTTATCGTCGCACTTTTTATGATTTTCTGGTACCGCCTTCCAGGTCTTGTTGCGGTTGTTGCACTTGCATTGTACACGCTCATCATGCTCGCGCTCTTCAAGCTTGTTCCAGTGACACTCACCGCTGCTGGTATCGCAGGTTTCATTCTCACTATTGGTATTGCTGTTGATGCAAACGTGCTTATTTTTGAACGTATGAAAGAGGAGCTTCGAAGTGGAAAAAATATTCACGACGCAATTGCTGAAGGATTCTCACGCGCATGGCTTTCTATTCGTGACGGAAACATGACAACCGTTATCAGTGCAATTATTTTGTTTTACACAACAACAAGTTTGATTAAGGGATTCGCCCTTACACTTCTTCTTGGAGTTATTGTAAGTATGTTCACGGCGATTAGTATTACGCGAACACTACTTCTTGCCCTTGCTCCAAAGGAGGTAACACGAACGACAAAATTCTTGTTTGGAAGTGGGGTAACTAACGCATAA
- a CDS encoding glycosyltransferase: MNTRKKILFVITKSNWGGAQRYVYDLTTSLPSQEYEIAVACGGTGLLIDTLHQKNITVFEIKSFQRDISFTKEFSSFFELQKLYKTWQPDIVHLNSSKAGGLGALAARCAHVPKIIFTAHGWPFWEPRNIFQKSLIAFFSWLTVVFSHVTICISKNDTCTAQRMPLCAHKIHYIPNGIEPYETLTRPLAREKLFDQHTINEHEHDIWMLTNAELTANKNHIRAINAVLSYNQSASQKIFYVLMGDGESRNTLSTYITTNTAENQIALLGFVEHGATYYNAFDIFFLPSLKEGVPYVLLEAGNIGMSCIASNVGGIPEIITHEKSGILVSPENCDEMKKAFENLSKNGDLRVAFGTALKKTITELYTKKRMLEETERLYK, translated from the coding sequence ATGAACACGCGCAAAAAAATACTCTTTGTCATAACCAAGTCCAACTGGGGTGGCGCACAGCGGTATGTGTATGATCTGACCACGTCTCTCCCCTCACAAGAGTATGAGATCGCTGTTGCATGCGGAGGAACTGGTTTGCTAATAGATACACTCCACCAAAAAAATATTACTGTTTTTGAAATAAAAAGTTTTCAGCGCGATATTAGTTTTACAAAAGAGTTTTCCTCTTTTTTTGAATTACAAAAACTGTACAAAACATGGCAACCAGATATTGTGCATCTTAATTCTTCAAAAGCCGGCGGGCTTGGGGCACTTGCGGCCCGCTGTGCTCATGTTCCAAAAATTATTTTTACCGCACATGGGTGGCCATTTTGGGAACCACGAAACATATTCCAAAAATCACTCATTGCATTCTTTTCATGGCTTACCGTTGTTTTTTCACACGTTACAATTTGTATTTCTAAAAATGATACCTGCACAGCACAGCGAATGCCCTTATGTGCACACAAGATTCATTACATACCAAACGGTATCGAACCATACGAGACGCTCACTCGCCCTCTTGCACGAGAAAAACTATTTGATCAACACACAATCAATGAGCATGAGCACGATATTTGGATGCTCACCAATGCGGAACTAACGGCAAACAAAAATCACATTCGAGCCATTAATGCCGTTCTGTCATACAACCAATCTGCATCACAGAAAATTTTCTACGTACTCATGGGTGATGGAGAATCGCGCAACACTCTGTCTACATACATCACTACAAATACTGCCGAGAACCAAATAGCACTACTCGGTTTTGTAGAACATGGCGCAACATACTACAACGCATTTGATATTTTTTTCCTCCCTTCCCTCAAAGAAGGTGTGCCCTACGTACTTCTTGAAGCCGGAAATATTGGAATGTCGTGTATCGCGAGCAACGTTGGAGGTATTCCAGAAATAATCACGCATGAAAAAAGTGGAATTCTCGTATCACCTGAAAACTGCGATGAGATGAAAAAAGCCTTTGAAAATCTATCGAAAAACGGAGACCTGAGAGTAGCTTTTGGTACCGCACTCAAAAAAACTATCACCGAGCTCTACACAAAGAAACGAATGCTTGAAGAAACAGAACGTCTCTACAAATAG
- a CDS encoding sugar transferase gives MPVGKIVNRSEALILFLGDVLVLYFSLWVTLFLRRFEIPDMGALVSHFQPFTILFVLWLLVFFIAGLYDKHTTFLKKRIPSIILNAQVVNSILGIFFFYFIPYFGITPKTTLFIFLVVSFVCVVIWRRNSVLFFESPERQAAILIGSGNEMDELKREVNSNPRYGIFFASSIDLSNVSDLDFQKEIIERMYSENITTIVVDTKHENVVQVLPKLYNLMFSGVRFVDMHKVYEDIFDRVPLSLVQYSWFLENISATRKFTYEFLKRGMDILIALPLLVVSLILFPFVYFAIRFEDGGSMFISQDRVGKNNHTIRIFKVRTMTGSDSGNAVLASKYVVTKTGKILRTLRIDELPQLWNVLRGDISLIGPRPEFPAMVKLYEQEVPFYNVRHLIKPGLSGWAQIYHENHPHHGTDVGETRVKLSYDLYYIKNRNITLDLKIALKTVKTILSRAGI, from the coding sequence ATGCCCGTAGGGAAAATAGTCAATCGCTCAGAAGCGCTCATTCTTTTTCTTGGGGACGTTCTCGTTCTCTATTTTTCCTTGTGGGTGACGCTTTTTTTAAGACGTTTTGAAATTCCTGATATGGGTGCCCTCGTGTCCCACTTCCAGCCATTTACCATACTTTTTGTGTTGTGGCTTCTGGTATTTTTTATTGCAGGTCTCTATGACAAGCACACGACGTTTCTTAAAAAACGTATTCCATCAATTATTTTGAATGCGCAGGTGGTGAATAGTATCCTCGGTATTTTCTTCTTCTACTTCATTCCGTATTTTGGTATTACTCCAAAAACAACGCTCTTCATTTTTCTTGTGGTCTCGTTTGTGTGTGTGGTCATTTGGAGGCGCAATAGCGTGTTGTTTTTTGAATCGCCTGAACGACAAGCGGCAATCCTTATCGGTAGTGGTAATGAGATGGATGAGCTTAAACGTGAAGTAAATAGCAATCCTCGCTACGGAATCTTTTTTGCATCATCAATTGATTTGTCGAATGTTTCTGATCTGGACTTTCAAAAAGAAATCATTGAACGAATGTATTCGGAGAATATCACTACTATTGTTGTTGATACCAAACACGAAAATGTCGTACAGGTTCTTCCTAAGTTGTATAACCTCATGTTTTCGGGCGTGCGTTTTGTTGACATGCACAAAGTGTACGAAGATATTTTTGATCGCGTTCCGCTTTCATTGGTGCAGTACAGTTGGTTTTTGGAAAATATTTCTGCGACACGAAAATTTACCTATGAATTTTTAAAGCGAGGCATGGATATACTCATTGCTCTTCCGCTTCTCGTTGTGTCGCTCATACTTTTTCCATTTGTGTATTTTGCTATTCGTTTTGAAGACGGCGGTTCGATGTTTATTTCGCAAGATCGTGTGGGAAAAAATAATCATACCATTCGTATTTTTAAAGTACGCACCATGACAGGAAGTGATTCAGGGAATGCGGTGCTTGCAAGTAAGTATGTGGTAACAAAAACAGGAAAAATACTTCGCACACTTCGCATCGATGAGTTACCTCAATTGTGGAATGTGTTGCGTGGGGATATTTCTCTTATTGGTCCGCGTCCAGAATTTCCTGCGATGGTAAAGCTTTATGAACAAGAAGTACCATTCTATAATGTGCGCCATCTTATCAAGCCAGGGCTCTCAGGGTGGGCACAGATCTACCACGAGAACCATCCACATCATGGAACAGACGTGGGGGAGACGCGGGTGAAGTTGTCCTACGATTTGTATTACATCAAAAACAGAAACATTACACTGGACCTCAAAATTGCACTCAAGACGGTGAAGACGATTTTGTCACGGGCGGGAATTTAA
- a CDS encoding type II secretion system protein — MYFQTHHTHQGRGQRAGFTLIEVLVSISIIALLSSVVMAATNTARKNARDSKRISSIREIQTALELYFTDHQSYPDADTSETSGLSSGTGGVWDTPQDGDFLQVLVDGKYLQGTVLDPLNETDSQYNLRYYKFPAGALGCPENRGSFYVLGIADMETSNGRHQLSPGWSCPAKDGGELLDFGDPTAPDTGFEFVVGKYES; from the coding sequence ATGTATTTTCAAACACACCACACACACCAAGGTCGCGGGCAACGAGCTGGATTCACACTTATTGAAGTGTTGGTCTCCATAAGCATCATCGCTCTCCTTTCGAGTGTGGTTATGGCAGCGACAAACACCGCACGAAAAAATGCCCGTGACTCAAAACGCATTTCATCTATTCGAGAAATACAAACTGCACTCGAACTTTATTTTACAGATCATCAATCATACCCTGATGCGGACACATCAGAAACTTCTGGATTATCATCAGGTACCGGAGGTGTCTGGGACACGCCTCAAGATGGCGACTTTCTCCAAGTACTTGTTGACGGTAAATACTTGCAAGGAACCGTGCTCGATCCGCTAAACGAGACAGACAGCCAATATAATTTGCGATATTACAAGTTTCCTGCTGGCGCACTTGGTTGTCCTGAAAATCGTGGATCATTTTATGTGTTGGGAATTGCAGACATGGAAACCAGCAACGGACGACACCAACTTTCTCCTGGGTGGAGTTGCCCAGCAAAAGACGGAGGCGAACTACTTGATTTCGGAGACCCCACAGCTCCAGATACAGGATTTGAGTTTGTTGTTGGAAAATACGAAAGCTAG
- a CDS encoding bifunctional 5,10-methylenetetrahydrofolate dehydrogenase/5,10-methenyltetrahydrofolate cyclohydrolase produces the protein MLIDGRAIAREITESLAHKVSTLVERPLLSVFVLSSDAATQQFIKIKKRTGESVGVDVRVLELPESTTTDALVAHVREAVAVSNGIIVQLPLPAHIDFKKIQDTIPASHDVDGLGAEARTRFENGDMSLLPPVVGACKEILEHAGVDVAEKNAVVVGRGLLVGGPMATWLSHWGARVAVVERGDTLEAYTHNADILVLGAGAPHVLKPNMIKDGVVILDAGTSEAGGKVVGDADPECAQKASVMTPVPGGVGPIAIAMLFHNLLLCVKYQSPEISE, from the coding sequence ATGCTCATTGATGGACGCGCTATTGCGCGTGAGATAACCGAATCGCTTGCACACAAGGTCTCAACGCTTGTTGAGAGGCCGCTTTTGAGCGTGTTTGTGCTCTCGTCTGATGCCGCAACGCAACAGTTCATCAAGATCAAAAAACGAACCGGTGAATCGGTTGGTGTTGATGTGCGGGTGCTCGAGCTTCCTGAATCAACGACAACCGATGCGTTGGTTGCACACGTGCGCGAGGCTGTTGCTGTGAGCAACGGCATCATCGTACAGTTGCCCTTGCCGGCGCACATTGATTTCAAAAAGATACAAGACACGATTCCGGCGTCGCACGATGTCGATGGACTTGGCGCGGAGGCACGAACCCGTTTTGAAAACGGCGATATGTCACTCCTTCCACCTGTGGTTGGCGCGTGCAAAGAAATCTTGGAGCATGCAGGAGTTGACGTTGCGGAGAAAAACGCGGTTGTTGTTGGACGCGGGTTGCTTGTGGGTGGTCCCATGGCAACATGGCTGTCTCATTGGGGTGCGCGTGTCGCCGTGGTCGAACGCGGTGACACGCTCGAAGCGTACACACACAACGCAGATATCCTTGTTTTGGGTGCCGGCGCGCCACACGTGCTCAAGCCCAACATGATTAAAGATGGCGTGGTTATTCTCGACGCGGGCACGAGCGAGGCGGGGGGCAAGGTGGTGGGGGATGCAGATCCAGAATGTGCACAAAAAGCTTCAGTGATGACCCCTGTTCCAGGAGGAGTTGGCCCAATTGCTATTGCAATGCTTTTTCATAATTTATTGCTATGTGTTAAGTATCAGTCACCAGAGATATCGGAATGA